Proteins encoded within one genomic window of Halodesulfovibrio sp. MK-HDV:
- a CDS encoding AAA family ATPase, which translates to MSPNAAPIVRVVVTGSECTGKSTLTDMLAKYYGVPYVEEYLRKYFVEHDGELTLEDALPIAKGQLEAELAVEAKRPPFLLCDTNMLSSAVYNKYYYKNNPEWIETTMDERVYTLYVLCGIDIPWEDDGQRDRPLERGRMQKLFKKELENRCVSFVEVQGTRQERLTCAVAAIDAVLFGRC; encoded by the coding sequence ATGTCGCCTAACGCTGCCCCGATTGTTCGTGTTGTTGTTACCGGGTCTGAATGTACGGGGAAATCTACGTTAACAGACATGTTAGCAAAGTATTATGGTGTGCCGTATGTTGAAGAGTACTTGCGTAAGTACTTTGTAGAGCATGACGGAGAGCTCACACTTGAAGATGCTCTGCCTATTGCAAAAGGACAGCTTGAGGCAGAATTGGCTGTAGAAGCAAAGCGTCCTCCCTTTCTGCTCTGCGATACGAATATGTTATCTTCGGCTGTGTACAACAAATACTATTACAAAAATAATCCTGAGTGGATTGAGACGACAATGGATGAAAGAGTCTATACTCTATACGTTCTTTGTGGAATCGACATTCCGTGGGAAGATGACGGACAGCGGGATCGACCTCTTGAACGCGGGCGTATGCAGAAGCTGTTTAAGAAAGAGTTGGAGAATCGGTGTGTGTCTTTTGTAGAAGTACAAGGGACACGGCAGGAACGCCTTACATGTGCAGTAGCAGCTATTGATGCTGTGCTTTTTGGACGTTGCTAG